Proteins encoded in a region of the Balneolales bacterium ANBcel1 genome:
- a CDS encoding Arc family DNA-binding protein: MPSITVKNIPEPIYQQLRKRAQAQHRSINSEIIACLEQTTLPHRPSPEEFLLQAQKIRKQVKGSLSAQLIQKAIDQGRP, from the coding sequence ATGCCAAGCATAACTGTCAAAAACATTCCTGAGCCAATTTACCAGCAGCTCAGAAAGCGTGCACAAGCTCAACATCGCAGTATTAATAGTGAAATTATTGCGTGCTTGGAGCAAACTACACTACCTCATCGCCCCTCTCCGGAGGAATTTCTTCTACAAGCTCAAAAAATTAGGAAACAAGTAAAAGGTAGTCTCTCTGCTCAACTCATTCAAAAAGCCATTGATCAGGGTAGGCCGTGA
- a CDS encoding serine hydrolase: protein MNRQELQDMITELANEFGVPGTAAGLWYRGEATYACHGVTSIENRLPVDVRTLFQAGSIGKTVTATALIILEADGRVNLEAPVRSYVPDLTVKDAAVGDEVTLLQLLNHTAGWEGDFFPDTGEGDDALARLVDRLNELEQLTRPGRVFSYNNAAFCLAGRVIEKVTGNTYESAIKSLILDPLGLRESFFFRDEVMTRRFAVGHKPKDDDTMEVARPWGLPRNGAAAGGLVSSIADLLAWGKFHLYGARHDIYKQQMPSKLRLDAMHEPTVHMPGCAFGDAFGIGWFLSKVGNAWLVSHGGSTHGQEASLSFLPEHDWAFALLTNSSPGGMALSQVATKRVLAACTGLAEEEMQPVSAAPSDLESYSGVYGARGMRCTVTVSEFGELVFTVSDEPELLALMSESAEVPQSEPTVLHASLASGDAGRYVFANGPLKGITGYFERDSHDRVQALHLFGRWLPRMRA, encoded by the coding sequence ATGAACAGACAAGAATTACAGGATATGATTACCGAACTGGCCAACGAGTTCGGCGTACCAGGAACTGCCGCGGGTCTCTGGTACCGGGGAGAAGCGACATACGCCTGCCACGGAGTAACCAGCATCGAGAACAGGTTGCCGGTCGATGTTCGTACACTCTTTCAGGCAGGTTCCATAGGTAAAACCGTTACAGCAACCGCGCTGATTATTCTGGAGGCTGATGGACGTGTAAACCTCGAGGCTCCGGTGCGCAGTTATGTGCCGGACCTCACCGTGAAGGATGCTGCAGTTGGCGACGAAGTTACTCTGCTGCAGTTGCTTAATCATACGGCAGGCTGGGAAGGCGACTTCTTTCCGGATACGGGCGAAGGTGATGACGCGCTGGCACGCCTGGTCGATCGTCTGAATGAACTTGAGCAGTTGACCAGACCGGGAAGAGTGTTTTCATACAATAACGCGGCCTTCTGTCTTGCCGGCCGGGTTATCGAGAAGGTCACCGGTAATACCTATGAGTCTGCGATCAAAAGCCTCATACTGGATCCTCTCGGGCTTCGCGAATCGTTCTTCTTCCGGGATGAAGTGATGACGCGGCGTTTCGCCGTAGGTCACAAGCCCAAGGATGATGACACAATGGAGGTAGCGAGGCCCTGGGGGCTGCCTCGTAATGGCGCCGCGGCCGGTGGACTTGTTTCCAGTATCGCCGATCTTCTTGCTTGGGGGAAATTTCATTTGTACGGCGCTCGTCATGATATTTACAAGCAGCAGATGCCCAGTAAATTACGCCTGGATGCGATGCATGAGCCCACGGTGCATATGCCCGGTTGCGCATTTGGCGATGCGTTCGGTATTGGCTGGTTCCTGAGCAAGGTTGGTAATGCCTGGTTGGTAAGTCATGGTGGCAGCACGCATGGACAAGAGGCCAGTCTGTCGTTCCTCCCGGAACATGACTGGGCATTTGCTCTTCTGACCAATTCAAGTCCCGGCGGTATGGCGCTTAGCCAGGTCGCGACGAAGCGCGTGCTGGCAGCTTGTACCGGGCTTGCAGAGGAAGAAATGCAACCGGTTTCTGCAGCACCTTCGGATCTCGAATCTTATTCGGGAGTGTATGGCGCACGTGGGATGCGGTGTACGGTGACCGTCAGTGAGTTTGGAGAGCTTGTTTTCACGGTTTCCGACGAGCCGGAATTACTCGCGCTGATGTCGGAAAGCGCAGAAGTGCCACAATCGGAGCCCACGGTCCTTCATGCCTCGCTTGCGAGTGGAGATGCAGGTCGGTATGTCTTCGCAAACGGTCCATTAAAGGGAATTACGGGATATTTTGAGCGCGACAGTCATGATCGGGTCCAAGCGCTACATCTGTTTGGGCGGTGGCTCCCACGTATGCGGGCGTGA
- a CDS encoding T9SS type A sorting domain-containing protein: MKHLYRAVPIHIVGLLSLAFLLTGSSIQYEVTGVLVDSDQTPLDGLSVMLFNEMDEQIASDETDSEGRFSLVYQLEPTSAEPQTGQELPSFFQLGSPYPNPFNPRSTVPFYAPQNTQANISLYNILGQSVLSRQVNINAGSHEIVIQLGGRLAQGQYILRVLGEGYALSESMTFLSTGIGSGSPEIRLQSGTQPTARIESNVQQTDNSDTFRVVVEESGQFSGKEISVTPMQNVNLGSLILSVHTTESCDDLTLLASSSMPAHMISLEGIPESLGDYPLGWLYDADYYQDHIETASTQTAGSPESENALRHPVYIEHHGDGEGQVLVPVHPANYMEGGDAVLVVKSGNDQIQCPALPLQVEALPPAAGTIEKMIIDIESALEEVASAYGKDPEMLRAEPLSDFDSHLWHIAAGLQMASGPNNPDNLRAILEGDSPFLEEQLPDEEILEVVDAIFAVTGIADNIGAISNDLKNNTVAFKSASSAAKANPVSLADVPQIRTPEELDAMLDTRQHIASMNEGLASEMRDITGLALGSVAVTTGAVGAAPVAAACGLSALAVSLMQLVIDLGENTLPSQLQALDLNASPTTYNEDNSDIGEWKATLEAVSNGFTLDTPTAIGFVPGMGKLTSILTNNNLIRNSTGYVTDNIVGIIQTHMTAIWDEPTGPVTIDPMSWVINIDPERDEAYFDWSLQTQTSEIGDDPFRFVENNDRHFYPNAVGTSYLRVRTSLGVFQDQFRESIEELVVRPIQVSLRRLPIDEIWFFPEDPPFYIRSDDEMDIRADVFNADDQTVSWEIFQDGFFTELGSNDVTYSPPDEPGTHVIIVRSQATGGARDNSNAPVRSATARVHVTQDELIVYPDLACLEMDDTHQFKAVFDGMPVDFSDLEWDMTGPGSVLPGGVYVPVVEGDVTMTFYHPDNPDDVQEISFTVRDICSYMTLSSIYFNHESNCLNFIDVPPDMEGVPIYGKLSNSMNDPFLFYLDIHGNVLQESGDWSGQIPWVPEGTEIHAPHWISIGLHEDGQLIPGIPRWIISESISAAGWPLGLERKTRTVNGEEVGAWYGSFLLPVFDHDLYVMTEGEVRRETVMRGEFSGVLPGQYGCFD, from the coding sequence ATGAAACATCTTTACAGAGCTGTTCCGATACACATCGTTGGTTTACTCTCACTGGCTTTTTTGTTGACCGGTTCTTCGATACAGTATGAGGTCACCGGTGTTTTGGTGGACTCGGACCAAACCCCTTTGGACGGTTTGTCCGTTATGCTGTTCAATGAAATGGACGAACAAATTGCTTCTGATGAAACGGATAGCGAGGGTCGGTTCTCGCTTGTCTATCAGCTGGAGCCAACATCCGCAGAACCACAGACCGGGCAGGAGTTACCCTCATTTTTCCAGCTGGGATCTCCATATCCCAACCCATTCAATCCGCGCAGCACCGTGCCCTTTTATGCCCCGCAAAACACCCAGGCAAACATTTCACTATACAATATTCTCGGACAGTCTGTGCTGAGCAGGCAAGTCAACATAAATGCCGGCAGTCATGAAATAGTCATCCAACTGGGTGGCCGCCTTGCTCAGGGGCAGTACATTCTGAGAGTACTGGGGGAAGGTTATGCTCTTTCAGAAAGCATGACTTTTCTGAGTACAGGAATCGGAAGCGGTAGTCCGGAAATACGGCTTCAGTCCGGCACCCAACCTACGGCGCGTATTGAATCCAATGTGCAACAAACGGATAACAGCGATACCTTCCGTGTTGTGGTTGAAGAGTCGGGGCAGTTTAGCGGTAAAGAGATAAGCGTCACTCCCATGCAGAATGTAAATCTCGGCTCTCTGATATTATCGGTACATACAACCGAATCCTGTGACGATCTGACCTTGCTTGCTTCCTCTTCGATGCCCGCGCACATGATTTCCCTCGAGGGTATACCGGAGTCGCTCGGCGACTATCCCCTCGGATGGCTGTATGATGCCGACTACTACCAGGATCATATTGAAACAGCATCCACCCAAACAGCCGGCTCCCCGGAATCAGAGAATGCACTGCGACATCCGGTATATATCGAACATCATGGAGACGGTGAGGGCCAGGTACTTGTGCCGGTGCATCCGGCCAACTACATGGAAGGTGGTGATGCTGTTTTGGTCGTTAAGAGTGGTAACGACCAGATACAATGTCCGGCTCTGCCCCTGCAAGTTGAAGCGCTGCCACCCGCTGCCGGTACTATCGAAAAAATGATCATAGATATCGAAAGTGCCCTGGAAGAAGTTGCAAGTGCTTATGGAAAAGATCCGGAAATGCTTCGCGCAGAACCCCTTTCTGATTTCGATTCTCATCTTTGGCATATTGCGGCCGGACTTCAAATGGCAAGCGGTCCCAATAATCCCGATAATCTTCGTGCCATTCTGGAAGGCGACTCGCCTTTCCTTGAGGAACAGCTCCCTGATGAAGAGATTCTGGAAGTGGTGGATGCGATTTTCGCGGTAACCGGTATTGCGGATAATATAGGGGCCATCAGTAATGACCTGAAAAACAATACAGTTGCCTTTAAATCGGCCAGCTCTGCAGCCAAAGCGAATCCGGTTAGCCTTGCTGACGTACCTCAGATCCGCACCCCGGAAGAGTTGGATGCCATGTTGGATACCCGACAGCACATCGCTTCCATGAATGAAGGACTCGCCAGTGAAATGCGTGATATAACAGGACTTGCACTGGGAAGTGTGGCGGTAACAACCGGAGCCGTTGGTGCAGCACCCGTTGCAGCTGCCTGCGGCCTTTCGGCTCTTGCCGTTTCGTTAATGCAACTGGTTATCGATCTGGGTGAAAATACGTTGCCCTCACAGTTGCAAGCACTGGATCTGAATGCCTCCCCAACTACATACAATGAAGATAACTCTGATATTGGCGAATGGAAAGCGACCCTTGAAGCTGTCAGCAACGGCTTTACGCTGGATACACCCACCGCAATTGGATTCGTGCCGGGTATGGGCAAACTTACTTCCATTCTTACCAATAACAACTTAATTCGTAACAGCACCGGGTATGTTACCGATAATATCGTTGGGATTATTCAAACACATATGACGGCAATCTGGGATGAGCCCACCGGGCCGGTTACCATCGATCCCATGTCATGGGTCATAAACATCGATCCCGAGCGTGATGAAGCCTACTTTGACTGGAGTCTCCAGACGCAAACAAGCGAGATTGGGGATGATCCCTTCAGATTTGTTGAAAACAATGACAGACACTTTTATCCCAATGCCGTCGGCACGTCCTACCTTCGTGTCAGAACCAGCCTTGGCGTGTTTCAGGATCAGTTCAGGGAGAGTATCGAGGAACTGGTTGTAAGACCGATTCAGGTGAGTCTGCGGCGGCTTCCAATCGATGAAATATGGTTTTTTCCAGAGGATCCACCATTTTATATACGGTCGGATGATGAAATGGACATACGTGCCGATGTGTTCAATGCCGATGACCAAACCGTTTCGTGGGAGATATTCCAGGACGGATTTTTTACGGAGTTGGGCTCCAATGATGTTACCTATTCCCCTCCGGATGAGCCCGGAACTCATGTTATTATTGTAAGAAGCCAAGCCACCGGCGGTGCGCGTGATAATAGCAATGCTCCCGTGCGATCCGCTACCGCCCGGGTACATGTTACACAAGACGAGCTAATCGTTTACCCCGACCTGGCCTGTCTTGAGATGGACGATACACATCAATTCAAGGCTGTATTTGACGGGATGCCTGTCGATTTCAGTGATCTTGAGTGGGATATGACAGGTCCCGGTTCTGTTTTGCCAGGCGGTGTGTACGTTCCGGTTGTGGAAGGAGATGTCACCATGACGTTTTATCATCCGGATAATCCGGATGATGTTCAGGAGATTTCTTTTACCGTGCGTGATATTTGCAGCTATATGACTTTGAGTTCGATCTATTTTAATCACGAAAGCAATTGCCTGAATTTCATTGATGTTCCTCCTGATATGGAAGGTGTTCCGATTTATGGCAAGCTTTCGAACAGTATGAATGACCCGTTTTTATTCTATCTGGATATACATGGCAATGTTCTTCAAGAATCCGGAGACTGGTCCGGACAAATCCCGTGGGTTCCTGAAGGTACTGAGATTCATGCTCCACATTGGATTTCCATAGGACTGCATGAAGATGGACAGCTCATTCCCGGGATCCCCCGATGGATTATTTCAGAAAGCATTTCCGCAGCCGGCTGGCCGCTCGGATTGGAACGAAAAACCCGTACTGTAAACGGAGAAGAGGTAGGGGCCTGGTATGGCTCGTTTTTACTTCCTGTTTTTGATCATGACCTGTATGTAATGACTGAGGGCGAAGTGCGCAGGGAAACGGTGATGCGCGGTGAATTTTCGGGGGTACTGCCCGGCCAATACGGGTGCTTTGATTAG
- a CDS encoding IS30 family transposase: MQAFKQIKANGGAAGVDKVSIKQVDQNLRKYLYPLWNRMASGSYFPKSVRQTWIPKGNGKMRPLGIPTIIDRTAQQVIATELEAIVDPHFSPNSYGYRPGRSAHQAIAQCRSNCLKYSWVIDLDIKGFFDHIDHELLIKAVHHYTGKKHILMYVQRWLEAPVELADGTHKHPDGKGTPQGGAISPVLANIFMDIVFDKWMEKTNGRRSRSRRNEQFSDRDKLKVWYFLKQQWSPQQISAWLSRKKLLSISHETIYRYIWADKAAGGKLYTHLRGAQKQRRKRHNSKDSRGRLAGKHHISERPASVETRKTIGHWEVDTVVGSGDQHCILTLVERKTRYTLIGKLANRSKQETKKRAIQLIKQHQRRFKTITSDNGTEFHSYADIEEHLGVRFYFATPYHSWQRGTNENTNGLIRQYLPKRKSMAHINQHHCNAISEKLNSRPRKVLGFKTPKECYEHRF; the protein is encoded by the coding sequence ATGCAGGCTTTTAAGCAAATAAAAGCCAATGGCGGAGCTGCGGGCGTAGATAAAGTGAGCATAAAGCAGGTGGATCAAAACCTGCGTAAATATCTGTATCCATTGTGGAACAGAATGGCAAGCGGAAGCTACTTTCCCAAATCGGTCCGCCAGACATGGATACCCAAAGGCAATGGCAAGATGCGCCCGCTGGGCATCCCGACCATAATCGATCGAACAGCCCAACAGGTCATAGCAACCGAATTGGAAGCTATCGTCGATCCCCATTTCAGTCCGAACAGCTATGGCTATCGACCCGGCAGGTCGGCCCATCAGGCCATAGCGCAATGCCGCAGCAACTGTCTGAAGTACAGCTGGGTCATTGACCTGGACATCAAAGGGTTTTTCGACCATATAGACCATGAGTTGCTGATCAAAGCCGTGCATCACTACACCGGGAAGAAGCATATCCTGATGTATGTGCAGCGATGGCTTGAAGCCCCTGTGGAGCTGGCTGACGGAACGCACAAACACCCCGATGGAAAAGGTACGCCACAGGGTGGGGCTATCAGCCCTGTACTGGCCAATATTTTCATGGATATCGTGTTTGACAAGTGGATGGAGAAGACCAACGGCCGCCGCTCGCGATCTCGGCGTAACGAACAGTTCAGTGACCGGGATAAACTCAAGGTGTGGTACTTTCTCAAACAGCAATGGAGCCCACAGCAGATCTCGGCATGGCTGAGCCGCAAAAAGCTTCTTTCTATTTCGCATGAGACGATTTACCGGTATATATGGGCCGATAAGGCGGCGGGCGGCAAGCTCTACACCCATCTTCGCGGAGCACAGAAACAGCGACGAAAACGCCATAACAGCAAAGACAGCAGGGGACGTCTTGCCGGTAAACACCATATTTCGGAGCGGCCGGCCTCTGTGGAAACCCGAAAGACGATTGGCCACTGGGAAGTTGATACCGTTGTTGGAAGCGGGGATCAGCACTGTATCTTAACGCTTGTGGAACGCAAAACCCGGTACACGTTGATCGGAAAGCTGGCGAATCGAAGCAAGCAGGAAACAAAAAAGCGAGCCATACAGCTCATTAAGCAGCACCAAAGGCGATTTAAGACTATCACCAGTGATAACGGGACGGAGTTTCACAGTTACGCGGACATCGAAGAGCATCTTGGTGTTCGATTCTACTTTGCCACCCCGTACCACTCCTGGCAGCGGGGAACCAATGAAAATACCAATGGATTGATTCGCCAGTACCTGCCGAAACGAAAAAGTATGGCCCACATAAATCAGCATCATTGTAACGCCATAAGTGAAAAACTCAACTCACGCCCACGAAAGGTTCTGGGCTTCAAAACGCCGAAGGAATGCTATGAACACCGTTTCTGA
- a CDS encoding type II toxin-antitoxin system Phd/YefM family antitoxin: MAISNFSLEQDIQPLSEFRKNAADFIGRLKREKRSIVLTQHGKSAAVLVDVSEYQQMIDKITLMEELMEADGQIARGEVIAHEDAKQQIRENLAKWK, from the coding sequence ATGGCTATCTCCAATTTTTCTTTAGAGCAAGATATTCAACCCCTTTCTGAATTCAGGAAAAATGCTGCTGATTTTATTGGGCGTCTTAAGCGTGAAAAGCGATCAATAGTGCTGACTCAGCATGGCAAAAGTGCTGCTGTTCTTGTTGATGTTTCCGAATACCAACAAATGATTGATAAAATTACTCTCATGGAAGAACTCATGGAAGCAGACGGCCAAATTGCTCGTGGAGAAGTGATTGCTCATGAAGATGCTAAACAACAAATCCGTGAAAACCTGGCCAAGTGGAAGTAA
- a CDS encoding DUF433 domain-containing protein: MITDKPNKIISRNKDILGGTPVFHGTRVPIKTLWDYLKAGDSLEDFLEDFPSVKRKQAVALIERAQNRLTKIS; this comes from the coding sequence ATGATTACTGATAAGCCAAATAAAATCATTTCTCGTAACAAAGACATTCTCGGTGGAACTCCCGTCTTTCATGGCACTCGTGTCCCCATTAAAACGCTTTGGGATTATCTGAAAGCCGGTGATTCTCTGGAAGACTTCCTCGAAGACTTCCCTTCCGTGAAACGAAAGCAGGCTGTTGCCCTTATTGAGCGAGCTCAAAATCGTCTTACCAAAATTTCATGA
- a CDS encoding alpha-amylase: MADYNGAMMQYYHWYSPADGTLWKQLSEQAHELVEAGITSVWLPPAYKGTGGADDVGYGVYDLFDLGEFDQKGSVRTKYGTRDEYLEAIKTAQKAGLRVYADIVFNHKLGADHQEEFKATPYNPENRHEVIGELQAIKAWTNFTFPGRKGKYSELHWHWWHFNAADYNALDEKSDAIYLFEGKSFDENVDLEKGNFDYLMGCNLDFNNPDVQKELFYWGEWYLETTGIDGFRFDAVKHVKSSFFLDWLNHMRNHSKRDLFAVGEYWSGESEAKNRFIKQTDGGMMLFDVGLHYNFAAAGKQGKDYDLQRIFDNALVATHPTLAVTLVSNHDSQPLQSLESVVEPWFKPLAYALILLRRDGYPCVFAADYYGTSYKDIGKDGNEHEIHMPSHKWMIDNFLKARRDHAWGEQHDYFDHPNCVGWTRTGNDEYPRGMAVLLSNGEDSKKHMVTGAPDTSYRDITEHISKRVKTDKDGRGEFLCKGGSVSVWIPE; this comes from the coding sequence ATGGCAGATTATAATGGTGCAATGATGCAGTATTACCACTGGTACTCTCCTGCCGATGGCACGTTATGGAAGCAACTTTCCGAGCAAGCTCATGAGCTTGTCGAAGCCGGCATAACCTCTGTATGGCTTCCTCCCGCCTACAAGGGTACCGGGGGAGCTGATGATGTAGGCTATGGAGTATATGATCTTTTTGATCTGGGTGAGTTTGACCAGAAAGGTTCAGTGCGCACCAAGTATGGAACCCGCGATGAATATCTTGAAGCCATTAAAACAGCACAAAAGGCAGGATTACGAGTTTATGCCGATATTGTTTTCAATCATAAACTGGGCGCTGATCATCAGGAAGAGTTCAAAGCGACTCCCTACAATCCTGAGAACAGGCACGAAGTCATTGGCGAGCTGCAAGCCATAAAAGCCTGGACAAACTTTACCTTTCCGGGAAGAAAAGGAAAATACTCTGAACTGCACTGGCACTGGTGGCATTTTAATGCCGCTGATTACAATGCCCTGGATGAAAAGAGTGATGCCATTTATCTTTTTGAGGGCAAGTCTTTTGACGAAAACGTGGACCTCGAAAAAGGCAACTTTGATTACCTTATGGGTTGCAATCTCGATTTTAACAACCCTGATGTACAAAAGGAATTGTTCTACTGGGGTGAATGGTATCTTGAAACTACCGGTATCGATGGTTTCAGGTTTGATGCGGTGAAGCATGTGAAATCAAGCTTTTTTCTGGACTGGTTGAACCATATGCGTAACCACAGCAAACGCGATCTTTTTGCCGTAGGCGAGTATTGGTCGGGAGAAAGTGAAGCCAAAAACCGTTTCATAAAGCAAACCGATGGCGGTATGATGCTGTTTGATGTGGGATTGCATTACAATTTTGCTGCTGCAGGAAAGCAGGGAAAGGATTATGACCTGCAAAGAATTTTTGACAATGCACTGGTGGCAACACACCCTACCCTTGCTGTTACTCTGGTAAGTAATCATGATTCACAACCACTTCAATCCCTTGAATCGGTTGTTGAGCCCTGGTTCAAACCGCTGGCCTATGCACTGATTTTGTTGCGCCGCGACGGTTATCCCTGTGTGTTTGCCGCAGATTATTATGGCACTTCGTATAAAGACATCGGAAAAGACGGCAATGAGCATGAGATCCATATGCCCAGCCATAAGTGGATGATCGATAATTTTTTAAAGGCCCGCAGAGATCATGCATGGGGTGAGCAGCATGACTATTTTGACCACCCAAACTGCGTGGGATGGACACGAACCGGTAACGATGAGTATCCACGGGGAATGGCAGTGCTGTTAAGCAATGGTGAGGATAGTAAAAAACATATGGTAACCGGTGCTCCCGATACTTCATACAGAGATATTACCGAACACATCTCAAAACGTGTTAAAACCGATAAAGATGGCCGGGGTGAGTTTTTGTGCAAAGGGGGATCTGTTTCTGTTTGGATTCCTGAATAA
- a CDS encoding alpha/beta hydrolase: MKIGKDSNWGVNLETVFCPQCDEEMPNYRIPENLHQIMTGGWTCRENGSNMDKWRHPVAMTDDFPNRMVSSLLILLLALSSAVFLFPASTEAQDGTIYPLETPDEPNAIPLGTGGVEGQSAPETWFRQWGDPMARNISKATLTPFLPDPDKANGAAVIVAPGGAFRWLSMSNEGWQVAEALAEQGIAAFVLKYRLHPTPESLDDFRDSMNRSFDEAAEPSDPPRDNGAPQRPGPNLSNQLEDAEAAYAMIVERAEEWGVDTRRLGMIGFSAGAGLTMHATLNSNSMELAFIGPIYGGMGPVEVPENAPPMFNVIATDDFLFQGQFGVISSWFEAGVPVEFHLYQNGGHGFGLGNPDRTSNRWFEAFIHWLDVNGFLTAGQSDPDAG; this comes from the coding sequence ATGAAAATCGGTAAAGACAGCAATTGGGGAGTGAACCTTGAAACCGTATTCTGTCCACAGTGTGATGAAGAGATGCCCAATTACAGAATCCCGGAAAACTTGCATCAAATCATGACAGGTGGATGGACGTGCCGGGAGAACGGGAGCAACATGGACAAGTGGAGACACCCTGTTGCCATGACGGATGATTTCCCAAACCGGATGGTTTCATCCCTGCTCATCCTGCTACTGGCATTATCCTCAGCCGTGTTCCTGTTCCCCGCCAGCACCGAGGCGCAAGACGGAACCATTTATCCCCTTGAAACCCCCGATGAGCCGAATGCCATTCCGCTCGGCACCGGAGGTGTGGAAGGTCAATCCGCGCCTGAAACCTGGTTCCGCCAGTGGGGCGACCCCATGGCACGCAATATTTCAAAGGCCACCCTCACTCCGTTCCTGCCTGATCCCGACAAGGCAAACGGCGCGGCCGTCATCGTAGCTCCGGGTGGTGCGTTCAGATGGCTCTCGATGAGCAATGAAGGATGGCAGGTTGCTGAAGCGCTTGCGGAGCAGGGAATTGCTGCCTTTGTACTCAAATACCGACTTCACCCGACTCCGGAGTCACTGGACGACTTCAGGGATTCGATGAACCGCTCCTTTGACGAGGCTGCCGAACCCTCCGACCCTCCCCGGGATAATGGAGCACCGCAACGACCAGGCCCGAATCTGTCCAACCAGCTGGAGGATGCCGAGGCCGCCTACGCCATGATTGTGGAGCGGGCCGAAGAGTGGGGCGTCGATACCCGGCGGCTGGGCATGATCGGCTTCTCGGCCGGTGCCGGACTTACCATGCATGCCACCCTCAATTCGAACAGTATGGAGCTTGCCTTCATCGGACCAATTTATGGCGGCATGGGACCGGTTGAAGTACCTGAAAACGCCCCTCCCATGTTTAATGTCATCGCCACGGATGATTTTCTCTTCCAGGGCCAGTTCGGTGTTATCTCCTCATGGTTCGAAGCTGGAGTACCGGTAGAGTTTCACCTCTATCAAAATGGCGGACACGGCTTTGGCCTCGGAAACCCGGACCGCACCAGCAATCGATGGTTTGAGGCGTTTATTCACTGGCTGGATGTGAACGGTTTTCTGACCGCCGGCCAAAGTGACCCCGATGCTGGGTAA
- a CDS encoding type II toxin-antitoxin system VapC family toxin, with protein MIVVDTNIIAHFWLPSDHSQLCDQVFEQDPEWIAPVLWISEFRNVVSLYLRKQLIDLSKALQISEKAQELMKDRQFHVHSSQVFEFVNKSNCSSYDCEFVCLANDMSVPLITLDKKVLNSFPDIATHPTNFLS; from the coding sequence GTGATTGTAGTTGATACCAATATCATTGCACATTTCTGGCTGCCATCTGATCATTCTCAACTCTGTGACCAGGTTTTTGAACAGGATCCGGAATGGATCGCCCCTGTCTTATGGATCAGTGAATTCAGAAATGTAGTGAGCTTATATTTGAGGAAACAGTTGATCGATTTGAGTAAGGCCTTACAAATTTCAGAGAAAGCCCAGGAGTTGATGAAAGATCGGCAGTTTCATGTTCATTCATCGCAAGTATTTGAATTTGTAAACAAATCCAATTGCTCTTCTTACGATTGTGAGTTTGTATGTCTTGCTAATGACATGTCAGTACCACTGATTACTTTGGACAAAAAAGTACTGAATTCATTTCCAGATATTGCGACACACCCCACAAATTTTTTATCCTGA
- a CDS encoding metalloregulator ArsR/SmtB family transcription factor, whose translation MKLKDISINEKSIQRSAEIAKAIGHPARITILKILAQRTTCFCGDITEFLPLAQSTVSQHLKALKNAGLITGEVEGVKTCYCLNPEGIRELQSVLSELSTELIQTCC comes from the coding sequence ATGAAACTCAAAGATATCTCAATTAATGAGAAGTCCATACAGCGATCTGCCGAAATCGCAAAAGCCATCGGGCATCCTGCCAGGATAACCATTCTCAAAATTCTTGCTCAAAGAACAACCTGCTTCTGCGGAGATATTACTGAATTCCTGCCTTTGGCTCAATCAACGGTTTCTCAACACCTGAAAGCATTGAAAAATGCCGGCCTGATTACCGGAGAAGTCGAGGGAGTGAAAACCTGCTACTGCCTCAATCCGGAGGGAATCCGTGAGCTTCAATCCGTTCTCTCCGAATTATCAACCGAACTTATACAAACCTGCTGCTAA